GTGTCTTGACGTGTCCCTTGCAATATCCCTATCGTTATATATGCTGTGTGCCTTATGAAATGCTGGGATCTGGAAAATCCAACCAACCAACCCACCGGCTCCTCACCGTCTCCACCTCTGCCTTTGACTGACACCTCAATCTGTCAATCGGAACCGCCTACCATGCGATTGGTCGGATGGCGTTTCGGGGGGCGGTGCATGCAGAGAAGCCAACAGAGCAGTAAGCGCAGCAGCCGGAGTGTGGAAGATGACAAGGAGGGCCACCTGGTGTGCCGGATCGGCGATTGGCTCCAAGAGCGATGTACAGCCACCTTTCGTAAACTTTACCTCTCTACTTTCTACCCCCCTTGTTAGACGAGATCTCTCCTTGCCCGGAGGGGCCTCTAGTAATTGCCTGAATGACACAAACACTAGCAACTTCTGTTTTTAAGAGtgtagcagagagagagaaaccttttttgtttttgaaaatttgaaTGCTGTGAACTTGGAGGAGCCGCCGAGCCTCCGCCCCGCAGACCCTCACGCTCTGTTTCTGTTCTCTCCTAGATGAGATCGTGGGGAACCTGGGCGAAGGCACCTTTGGCAAGGTGGTGGAGTGCTTGGACCACGCCAGGTGAGGGGGCTTCTCGGGAGGAGCGAGACGTCAGAGCTTAACCTTTGTCGGAAAGAGGACACCAAAGCAGAGTTCTGACCCGCCCTGTTGGGGTTTTCTGATCCCCTGAAATAGGGAAGAGTCCAGGGGTCTCACAGGCATGTGGTGTCCCTGCCCAGGAACTGCTGGTTAGTGGTCGGGGCCACAGCGGCGGCGGCGGGTGTGAGGACCGGGCCAAGGCTCTGGCTCTTCGCGGTCTGGGCCTGGCCGGGGATCGAGCACACCGCCGAGCCCCCCCCAAGCACGAGCTCCCGCTCTGTGCAGGTCCACCCGAGAGACTGCGCACGTGCTAGTTGAGAGAAACAAGACCCCGGGTTTTCTCCCCCAGCAGGCCCCTGCCCTTTCCAGTGTAGCTAGGGTTGAGTGTGCTCATGTAGGGCAAGGGTGCACTTCTGTGTGTCGGGGTGCTGCTGTGGGCACCTTGCTCCCTTCCTGGCTGAACAGTGGGACATTTTTATCCCCTTGCCAGCCCTCCAGACCAGCACCCTTGCTGCTCCACCttgggctggggggctgggagcctactgcctccctgcctgcctggcccTCTCTCTGGTTGGGTGCGTTAGCTACAAAGTGCTTATGGCCTCGCTGCCTTACTTGAGCAATGTGCTGTCCatatgactgacctgccactttAGAGATGGAAGAAACATGCTTTGGGTTTGCCCATATCCCTCCTTGTTGAGTGGCAGCGCTGGGTACCACTGCACTGCAGTGTTCCCACATGCAGAGGGGTGCTCAGAAAGGACGGTTAGTCCTGGCAGTCTAACCAGCTCTTGGCCCCGAGATGTGGCAGTGGCTGAGAGGAACCTCCCTGGGCCCCCAGAACCCATTTAAACACCCCTTGGACCTAATGTGGCCCAAGAGGTTCAGGCTGGAAAAGCTGGAAAAGTGGGCCTAGGGACATGTAGGCTATTCTGTGACCAGAGAGAagtgtggcagagctgggatcttCAACACCCTGGGGTGGCTGAGCTCTCCTGGCTATGCCTCTGAGTAGTAGGGGAAAAGAGCCTCTGAAGCCACTAAGGAGTAGGCATAGGGCCCAGAGGACCTATGAGGGGTCCAAAAGGGAGGGGGCCAGTGAGCTTGTTGTAAGGAGGTGAAAGGGCCTTCGCCTCGGAGCAATCTGACCCTGGCAGTGGCTGCTGTGCAAGTGATGAGCCCCCTGTGTTGAGGGTTGGAATGCCGTTGAGGGATCATATTCTAAAGGAGGCTGGAGTGGGTGGTCTTTCTGCTAAGATCCCTTCTTTCCCTGAAAATCTGGGAAAAGGGGATAGAGAAAAGCAGGGTATCCCCTAGGAGATGCCTCTCCCCTGGGGCTCGTGAGCCTTCCCTTCGGCACCAAGGGCCAGCCCCGCAGGGGCCTGAGGCTCCAGCTCCCCTCTAGCCACCTGAGTTCTGGCCATCCCTTCCTGACAGCCATTGGGCCTGGCGGCTTGACCTTAGGTTTCCTCTGCTGGCATCCTGCAAGTGGCCTATGGAGCAGGGCTCGGGGGTAAGAAGTACAGGGCAAAAGTTGTTAAAATCCTCATTGGACACTGAACAAGGGGTCTTGGCTGTCAGTGGTCTCTGAGAGACTCTGTGACTAGGAGGCAGGGAGGTAGGGCCACGGGGGGTGTGGTAAAGAGAATGGCCCTGCGGCCCCTCCCCAGTGAGAGGACCGTAGTTCTGGCATCCTCACCCTCTTGCTGGGCCTTTACTCCATGCTGGGAACTTCCACCCCAGGGGAGCTGTGCGCCCAGACTTGCAGACATGCCCAGGGAGGTTGCGGGTGGGACGGCTTGGCTGGGGTCAGGCTGACCGTTTACAGATCGGGTCACTGAGTGAGCCCTGGGTCTGTGCTGGTCGGTGGGATAGACCTGTACTCTGCCCACTTTCCCCTGGAAACTGGCAGTGGCTGAGATAATAAAAGCCTAAGGCTGGCACAGATGCCATGCCAAGGGATCTTGCTGTTAAGAGGGCAGAGGTCTGGTATTACGTGGGCAGGCTGGATGTCAAGTACCGGCTCTCTTCAGGGCAGGTAGACTGGCCCTGTTCCTGGAATCCTGAGCTGCTGGgttgggcgggggtgggggggaaacgCCGGGCAGCTTCTAATGAGAACCTGTGCTTCCTTCCGTGGTCCCAGAGGGAAGTCTCAGGTTGCCCTGAAGATCATCCGCAACGTGGGCAAGTACCGGGAGGCTGCCCGCCTAGAGATCAATGTTCTCAAGAAAATCAAGGAGAAGGACAAAGAGAACAAGTTGTAAGTGTCAGCAGGGAATGGGAGCGGAGCTTTCAATGGGGAAAGGGTCCgctccagccccagctgcctgGACCCCCTGGGTCTCCCCTAGATGGCGCCGTGCCTTCTCCCTGTACCCAGAGCCAGGGGGCGTGGCCAGGCACACTTGCTGGAAGGAACCTTTGGATTTCACACCAGGCTCCACCCCAACCAGCTGCGCTCTGAGGCAGGCCTCTCAGCCCTGCCTTTGTGGATGCAGGCCCTCCCTGGTTGTTAGTGGGCACTAGATAAGGCATCAGCTGCAGCTGTCTGGGGCTCGCGCAGCCAGGTACCCGCAGGAGAGCCCCTCTGGCCAGACACTGAGCATTCTCTCTCCGAGCACTGTGCTGAGCCCGGAGACACAGGGACGAGGCCCGTATCATGAGCAGGTGAGGCGGGCGGCCTCGGGCCAGGATGCGCCTGCAGCAGGAATTCCAGCCCTTGCTCCGAGCTGACCTGGGTGACAGCTGAGGAGGAGACGTGCTCTTGCTCTGGCAACTGGTTCTTCTCCTTCATGTGTCTGCATCCTGGGGTGACCCAGTGGTCCGGGATGGAGTGGGGACTGGCTTCATCggatggtggggtggggcagCCAGTCCCCCAGCACAGCCTAAACCCCACCCGTCCTTCTCCCCCAGCCTGTGCGTCTTGATGTCTGACTGGTTCAACTTCCACGGTCACATGTGCATCGCCTTTGAGCTCCTGGGCAAGAACACCTTTGAGTTCCTGAAGGAGAATAACTTCCAGCCTTACCCCCTACCGCATGTCCGGCACATGGCCTACCAGCTCTGCCACGCCCTTAGATGTAAGTGTCCACTCTCGAACGGAGCGTGGGGTGGCCACTACCTGCAGCAAAGTCATCTGCTCTCCACGCTCCCCCATTCACTCCAGCGCACTGCTGACCATTCTGGTGGGCCTGATAGTGGTGGGGTCCCCTTGGCCAAAAGGCCTTCAGTCAGGAATTGCTGAGAAAGGAGAGGTTACAGTTCCCTCCAGGGGCTTCCTGTCCAGCCTCTGCTTCCAGGCAGCCAGGAAGAAGGAGAGGGAAGTGCTGCTCCAGAACCGGCCTGCTGCCAGCCCTGCTTTCACCTTTCCGCATAGGATACCTGGCAGATCTTGCCCACAAGGCCACCCTTGGTCTGACCGTCACCTACCAGCTGCCTGACTACCTTTAGGAGTGTACTTGGTGGTGCCCACGCTTAGCACCACAGGATTTGTGGTGGTTGGAGCATGACACTCTTTGGCAGTAGGTAACCTCGAGCCAGACAATGCAGGGTCTGCCCTGCACAgatggaggagacagggaaggacaGTCCACCAAGGCTGAGCAGCTCAGTGACGGCCCAGAGCCTGGCACGTGTGGACACGTAGTCGGGTACAGAGAGGTGGGCCCCACTGTTGTGAGGGTCCTGAGTGCCAGTGGGAGCCAGGGCTTGGAAGTGATGAGTGGAGAGGCACTACCATCCACAGGGCAGGACTTGGAGGGAGAAGGCTGACATCCCTGCTCAGGGTTAGGGATGAAGAGTGGCGGGTCAGGCTTCACGGTGGCCCTGTGCCTGTTTAATGCTCTTTTATCACCTCTTGACATTCTTAGTAATTTCTGAGTAAGAGGACCTGCATTTCCATCTTGCCCTGGGCACTGTGAGTCGGGGCTGATGCTCGGGAGGGGAACCACTCCAAGGCTGGTGTCACAGCTGCTGGTCAGCGGCAGGCTGAGGAGGCCTGGCCCATGCAGAAGGGCGGTGAAGGGAAGTGTTTTGAATGGAAAAAGCCCCCCCACTGCACCTCTCTTCTAAAGTCTCAGAATTCTCCAAGGCCCCAGGCAGAGAACTCTGGGGAGGCCAGTGCAGAGGCGGAGCCTGGTCTCCTTGGCCCGCTGCTGAGTTTAGAGGCGTGAGGGGCCCCGGCAGGCTGCTCTGGAGGAGGGGTCTGACCTGGGGATAGCGGGGCAGCCAGAGTGGACGCGGCCCAGTTTCTCAGCGTcggcttttcttttcttgccgCCTCAGTTCTCCACGAGAACCAACTGACCCACACAGACCTGAAGCCAGAGAACATTCTGTTTGTGAATTCTGAGTTTGAAACCCTCTACAATGAGCACAAGGTACTTAACCTGGGGGTGAGAAGGTGAGGCCCTGCTCCAGGGGTGGGTGAGCCACTGGGGCCCGCTGCTGACCTGGCTTACCTCCTTGCCCCCAGAGCTGTGAGGAGAAGGCAGTGAAGAACACCAGCATCAGAGTGGCCGACTTCGGCAGTGCCACCTTTGACCATGAGCATCACACCACCATTGTGGCCACCCGTCACTATCGCCCACCTGAGGTGATCCTTGGTGAGCGCTTGCACAGTCCCCACCCTGATAAAGCGGGCAGTCGGCGGGAGGCCGTGAGCAGCAGCGCTCATGTTCCCCGGGGCCAGTGTCCTGAGTCGCCGTGATGGCTGACTTGGCCTTACCAAGAAAGGGACTTCTGCTAGGGTTTGGGCAAGAGTCCTGCCAGCTAGTGTGGCAGCTGCCCTGTGCCCTCTAGCCTGGGGGCACGGGCCGGATCTCCGAGCTTCTCCTCATCTTGGCTTTCAGAGCTGGGCTGGGCACAGCCCTGTGACGTCTGGAGCATTGGCTGCATTCTCTTTGAGTACTACCGGGGCTTCACACTCTTCCAGGTAAGGCCACTCCTGCCCAGCCCCACTATCCTGAGCGCTGCTGCTGAGGGGTGCAGGGGCCTGGCGCGGAAAGCCCTTCTGTGCCACCGCCCGCCCACGTGTGAGATTCAGGCTCCTGAGCGCTGTGGCTGCTCAGAGTAGCTGGGGCACTCAGCAGGTCTTGGGCTCAGCCAGCGAGGAGGGAGGGTTGCAGGGGCAAGAAGCGAGCATTCTAGACAGAGGGGCACGGAGATGGGCTGGGCAGGGCACCTTCCGGGAAGCGAGTGAAGGTGCAGCCAGATTCACAATCATGAGTGAGTCCACCCAAGGGCCAAGGAGAGAAGTCCCCAAGCGGGCCTGCTCTCTGGCTCTAGGCTGGTGGGCAGCCACCAGGTCTGAAAGGCTGAGACTGCTGTTGCATTGGCGGGTCTCCATCTTCAGCAGCACGGAGGGCACTTGGCCATCTTCTGTCCCTTTTTATCCCTGCCGGGGCTGAGGCTGGACCTGACCCCTGCTTGCTCTGTCCCTGACCTTCCACAGACCCATGAAAACCGAGAGCATTTAGTGATGATGGAGAAGATCCTAGGGCCCATTCCATCACATATGGTCCACCGCACCAGGTAAGGCGCCCGGGCAGCTCCCGCGGGGCTAGCCTCAGCAGCCTTCCCCATGTTGCCTGTGGGTCCAAGATGCTAGGTAGGCTCTGCGGGACACCCCACGGCTCTTCCAGCCACAGGTAGCATTCCCTGTACATGCTTCCAAGTGACCAGGCAAACCTGTTGCCCAGACCTTCCTGCCCTGCTCGGTTAGGCCAGGAGCCCCTGCCTGGCTTTGCTGCCAATCCTCAGGTTGCTGCAGTCTTTCCTAACCCCTGACCCAAGACCTGATTCTCTCCCTTCATTTTCAGAAAGCAGAAATATTTCTATAAGGGGGGCCTGGTTTGGGATGAGAACAGCTCTGATGGCCGGTATGTGAAGGAGAACTGCAAACCTCTGAAGGTCAGTTTCTGGCTTCCCCCAGCTCAACTCATGCCAAGGAGACCCCAGGCACTGGGCAGACACACAGCAGAGAGACAGGCCAGGCAGCTAAACGCTGCCTCCTCGCTCCGGCTCTATGGGAGGCTGCACCCAAGGCTGCTGGGTGCTGCAGCGGGGCTTCTTGCAAAGTGCCCCTGAGGGGCCCCtagccctcccccctcccccaaagGGTGGCTGTGAATGTAACTGGGGAACACCAGAAGAGCCAGATGTCCGAGACCCTGCTGCTTCCTGCCCCCTCTTCTCTCAGTTTTGAGAAGAACTAGGCAGGAGTGAGGTGAGTGGGAGGGAAGACCTAGACATGGCCAGGAAGCCTCTGTCAACTGCATTTGATGCTTGGACAAGTGAATTTCGCAGAGGTGATTTCTACCTGTCAGGACTTTGCATGTGGGGGCAGAGGCACCGAGCCAGCAAGACACCCAGTAGTGACAAGTCCAGAGCAAAGTGCTCAACACGggcatgaaaggaaaggagctgcTCATTGTCCTGGAGGGCAGAAGTCCTCCAGGGAGGCACCACTGCCTCCTCAGCCCATGCAGCAAGGCTTCCCAGAGGCCAGGGGACCTGCTGTGGCTTCCCACGACCCTGCCATCACACTGAGGCACCTTGTGTCCCTGAGCAGAGTTACATGCTCCAAGACTCCTTGGAGCACGTGCAGCTGTTTGACCTGATGAGGAGGATGTTAGAATTTGACCCTGCCCAGCGCATCACACTGGCGGAGGCCCTGCTGCACCCCTTCTTTGCTGGCCTCACCCCTGAGGAGCGGTCCTTCCACACCAGCCGCAACCCAAGCAGATGACAGACACAGGCCACCACAGGAGCAAACGGAGAGCGGGACTGGGGCTGCCTGGCCCCCTTTCTCCAGCCTCTCCCACCAGGCCCCAGGGCCAGAGCCACCCGATGAACAGTGCAATGTGAAGGAAGGCGGGAGCCCGCGGGGAGGGAACTTGATGTCCAGCTGCCAGAAAGCACAGATTTGACCCAAGCTATTTATATGTTGTAAAGTTATAATAAAGTGTTTCCTACTGTTTGTAACCCCCGGTGCCAGCGTGTCCATCTCCAGGCTCCTTGCCTTCTCCGTCCCCTACCTTATTAATAGTCTCTCTCAGCAGCTCAGCTTGTGCAGAGCTACGTGTGAACTGGGCCAGGCACAGCAGGGAGACCAGAAGCCCAACCGTCCTAGCAAGCCCCTGGCCTCCCGGACCTGCTCCCCTGCTGGCCCCTGGCCTTCAAGCCCACGGACTTGGAAGGAATGGCCCACTGCAGTTAGCCAGGCAGCACCTGGTTTTATCTGTCCTTCCAGCCCTGTCACTGGCCAGGACTTTAGGCTGTACATGCCCAAAAAGTATGGCTTACTGAAGGCTGCCAAGTATGAGACGACCAAGGCAGGCAcccagggctggggtggcagCACCCTCACTGCAGCCTAGAGAGCAGTTTACCAGAGCACAGGCCTCCATCATTCAGCTTTATTTTAGTGCTGGTTTTTGGCTCCCCAAGAGCTGCATGAGTTATGGTCGTGACCAGCTGGCTGGGCCCCTTGGGAACTGGGCACTCTGGGCAGGATGCCTCTGAAAAGAGCTGAAGACAGAGGAGTCATGCTTATCTTTAATACCACTGGGGTTAGGCTAAGGGTGGGAAGAGGCTCCAGTGCCAcctggggagagaagagggagcGGCTTGGGTGCAGACTCCCACTGCCCCTCAACAAAGGCCATCACCCACCCAGGGCCACTGCGGTTGACTGGAGCAAGCAGTCTGCCGGGACACAGTTCTTCTGACTGGTGTTCCACTGTACCAAGTCAGAGGGCCTGACTGCAACAGGCAGCCAGGCTCTGTCTAACGGTTACTTACGAAAATGCCTGTAAGCAGTCCAGCCCTGCTGCTCGGACTGCGGGCCTTGCCAGTAAAGGAAGGGCCTCACTTGGGAGCTTCCTGGCCCTGAGAGTGAGCGAAGCCCCAGGGAGGATGCACAGCACAGGGCTCAGTCTCTGGCCTTCTCCCGCTGCTGGAGACATTTGAGGGAGGAcgggagggaaggagagacccgccccccgcccccctccGTCTGCTCCTGGCTATACTCCTATGAGGGAAGCGGTTAGGTAGCCCGAAACCCACGCTACCCGGGCCTACCGCATCCTCGATCCGTGGTGAGCCTTCCCATTCACCCCGAGCCACAGTGGGTGGGCACAGGGCAGAAGGATGCCTGGAGCCCGGAAAAAGGCTTGAAAGCACAAGGGCCCGTGCCAGGGACTCCAGGGCATGGCTCCTGTCCTACCAAGCAGCCTCCAAGGCCTAGGAAGGTCCAGGGACTCCGTGCCATAGGATCTGAGCAGCAGTGCGATCCTGTGACAGCCCCACCAGGTAGCTCATTCAGAACTAGCCTCATTTCGGCATCTTTGAGACAGGGCGCCGACCCCAAGCTTACTCACCTAGACTGGACAACCACCAAGGGCTCAAAGCCCCGACACTAAGAGCTGGGGCAGAGCCCAGACGAGACAGCCATGCACCCTGCTCTGGGGTGACGGAAGCACCAGGGAGCCTCCTCTGACTCAGCACCAGGCTCCCCCAGGGGCTCCCCAACACTGAACATTAAAGGTGCACCTTGAGGGCTCAGCCCCCAGCTAGAGCGGGTATGGAGTTGGGGGGCTCTGCGGTTCTACAGTAACATAACCTTATGATACCTGTGAAAACAGCCGAAAACCGGTATGAAATCCCAGTGCAGTAAAACCATCCTAATGCCGCCCCCTTCCCCGTCTCTGAGTGATGGAACGGGAAGGAGGGGGGACTGCTGACAACAATCCCAGCGTGAAACTCGGAtcagctcaggagaaagggccaAAATCCCCAAATAAACTTGTGAGGCTCAGAAAGCCTCACCCCAGTCCCCAAAATGAATGGAGCGTGCCAGTCCGCCCTCCAGTGGAAGGCGGCAGCGCGGCCAGTTCTACGTGATCAGAGGAGGGGCTGACGGGCTCACTGGGGGAAACCGGAGAGGAAGCCACAAGCTCTGAAATGGAGCAAACACAGGCCCCCAACCAGGACCCGCCCCACCCCCCGTAAGGCGTGCACCCGGCCGTGGCTGTAAACCTGAAACACAGTCTGTGAGCTGCCTATGTCTGTAAACAAAGCCCCGCCTGGCCATGCAGGAGAAGGCCAAGTATAGAGATGCCTGGAGCCACTGCGCTCAGCGGGCCGCCCGACAACCCGCACACCCAGTGGGGGAGCTTTCCCTGTCTAAGGGCAGGTGATAGGTCAGTTTTAAATATGATCTGTTCTCTCACaggaaaaataaacccaaaagagaaaaaattgatCAAGGTCCATGAAGTTTCACATCCTTAAGGCGTTCGCTGTCAAGCTCAGTGTCGGGAGCAGCGGGTCACTGCGGGGCCCAGTCCACCCAGAGCCCTTCTAGGCAGAGTGCAGAGGGATGACAAACTTGCAGCCAAAGGGTGAGTGGTAGTTGATGCCCACCTCTTGGAATACCTGCTGGGGAATGCCAATGTCACACAAATAGACGCGACCTGCATGCTCCCCCAGGGGCAGAGGCAGACCCAGAGCCAGTGACCACTTGGCATCAATGCCTTGTTCGACTTCATGCACAGGAGGGTCTATGCTGAGTACTGGTGCCCGGTTCTGGTTGGCCCAGGCCACGGCTGCCTTGTACCAAGGCTGATCCCGCAGGAAGACATTCTCAGGGCAATCCAGGCAGTTGATCACCAGGTCCACGGGGCTAGTGGGCAGATCTGCAGGAGGAAAGAGCCATCTGAAGACCCCTAGACGCAGAGAGCAGCCCACGTGGGGACTAGAACCCAGGTGGCCCCCTGAGTATCTTGTTCAGACATCATTCTGGTGCCTGGCCAGCCTTCTCAAGGCTGGGCTGGTATTGAGGAGTTCCAAGGCCCAGCTGCTCTGGTGCCACAGACCAAGAACATATCAGGCCAACGGACCACTGTCTTCATGGAGCTCCCAGGCCTCTCCATTGTCCAGCGGGGTATGCATAGCTTCTCAGGCCATAAAGGCCTCACCTCCTCTGCACACCCCACTAACTTCCTGGTACATTATGTAGTTCTGGGAAGGTGGGGGTCTCCTGCCAAATCAGCCCTCACagggaggccctgcccagggctcaTCAAAACGTGCTGACTGCCATCTGCTGACTGGCCCGAGAAGTGTGAGCAGGCAGGACCGTCTCTCTCACTCGCTCCGGGtggcccactctccctgctgggGCCAGCCTGGCCTTGCCAGCTCCTCTCAGCATCTCATGGGAATGGGCTCTCCTTACAGCCTGGGCTTAAAAAGGGGGAGGGAACCTATCACTTCTCCCAGGCATTTAAAAAGCCTCTCTCCTCTAACTAGGCTTCTGGGATAATTTTAAGAATAGGTATCTCAACAAGTACGTAAGTTTGACCTGCCCTAGAGGTTAAACT
This is a stretch of genomic DNA from Manis javanica isolate MJ-LG chromosome 8, MJ_LKY, whole genome shotgun sequence. It encodes these proteins:
- the CLK3 gene encoding dual specificity protein kinase CLK3; translation: MHHCKRYRSPEPDPYLGYRWKRRRSYSREHEGRPRYPARREPPPRRSRSRSHDRLPYQRRYRERRDSDAYRCEERSPSFGEDCYGSARSHHRRRSREREPYRTRKHAHHCHKRRTRSCSSASSRSQQSSKRSSRSVEDDKEGHLVCRIGDWLQERYEIVGNLGEGTFGKVVECLDHARGKSQVALKIIRNVGKYREAARLEINVLKKIKEKDKENKFLCVLMSDWFNFHGHMCIAFELLGKNTFEFLKENNFQPYPLPHVRHMAYQLCHALRFLHENQLTHTDLKPENILFVNSEFETLYNEHKSCEEKAVKNTSIRVADFGSATFDHEHHTTIVATRHYRPPEVILELGWAQPCDVWSIGCILFEYYRGFTLFQTHENREHLVMMEKILGPIPSHMVHRTRKQKYFYKGGLVWDENSSDGRYVKENCKPLKSYMLQDSLEHVQLFDLMRRMLEFDPAQRITLAEALLHPFFAGLTPEERSFHTSRNPSR